The following are encoded together in the Primulina tabacum isolate GXHZ01 chromosome 18, ASM2559414v2, whole genome shotgun sequence genome:
- the LOC142533525 gene encoding squalene epoxidase 1-like, producing the protein MADLILWPSVLAAFLSVLLFYYGLLSKKKASSSSEEEPGASTTTATVTDNGDCGSRNIGDDVIIVGAGVAGAALAHTLGKEGRQVRVIERDLTEPDRIVGELLQPGGYLKLIELGLEDCVENIDAQRVFGYALLKDGKATRLSYPLEKFHSDVSGRSFHNGRFIQRMREKAASLPNVRLEQGTVVSLLEENGTIKGVEYKPKSGEELKAYAPLTIVCDGCFSNLRRSLCNPKVDVPSCFVGLVLENCQLPYANHGHVILADPSPILFYPISSTEIRCLVDVPGQKVPSISNGEMAKYLKTVVAPQVPREIHDAFIFAIEEGNIRTMPNRSMPAAPHPTPGALLMGDAFNMRHPLTGGGMTVALSDIVVLRNLLRPLHDLNDAPALRKYLESFYTLRKPVASTINTLAGALYKVFSASPDEARNEMRQACFDYLSLGGVFSDGPVSLLSGLNPRPLSLVCHFFAVAVYGVGRLLLPFPSPKRMWIGARLISSASGIIYPIIKAEGVRQMFFPATVPAYYRAPRVM; encoded by the exons ATGGCGGATCTCATCCTCTGGCCATCTGTTTTGGCTGCCTTTTTGAGCGTCCTGCTCTTTTACTATGGGTTGTTGAGCAAAAAGAAAGCAAGCTCGTCGTCCGAGGAGGAGCCTGGAGCTTCCACCACTACCGCCACCGTCACAGATAATGGAGATTGCGGATCGAGGAACATCGGAGATGACGTCATCATCGTTGGTGCTGGCGTCGCCGGCGCTGCCCTCGCCCACACTCTCGGGAAG GAAGGGCGTCAGGTGCGTGTGATTGAAAGAGATTTAACTGAGCCGGACCGGATCGTCGGAGAACTGTTGCAACCAGGTGGATACCTTAAATTGATTGAGTTGGGATTGGAAG ACTGTGTGGAGAACATTGATGCTCAGAGAGTTTTTGGTTATGCTCTGCTCAAGGATGGAAAAGCTACACGGCTTTCTTATCCTTTGGAAAAATTTCATTCTGATGTATCAGGAAGGAGCTTCCACAACGGACGCTTCATACAACGGATGCGTGAAAAAGCTGCATCTCTTCCCAA TGTTCGATTGGAGCAAGGAACTGTAGTGTCTTTACTAGAAGAAAATGGAACTATTAAAGGGGTGGAGTACAAACCAAAATCTGGTGAAGAGTTAAAAGCTTATGCACCTCTGACCATTGTATGCGACGGGTGCTTTTCTAACTTGCGTCGTTCTCTTTGTAACCCAAAG GTTGATGTGCCGTCCTGTTTTGTTGGTTTGGTCTTGGAGAATTGCCAACTTCCATATGCAAATCACGGGCATGTTATCTTGGCCGATCCGTCTCCTATCTTGTTCTACCCCATCAGCAGTACAGAGATCCGATGCCTCGTAGATGTTCCCGGTCAAAAAGTGCCCTCCATATCAAACGGCGAAATGGCAAAATATTTGAAGACCGTTGTTGCTCCTCAG GTCCCTCGTGAAATACACGATGCTTTCATCTTTGCAATCGAGGAAGGAAACATTAGGACAATGCCAAACAGGAGCATGCCGGCTGCTCCTCATCCCACTCCTGGAGCATTGCTTATGGGGGATGCATTTAACATGCGGCACCCTTTGACAGGTGGAGGAATGACAGTGGCTTTATCTGATATTGTTGTACTACGCAATCTACTGAGGCCACTGCACGACCTTAATGATGCACCTGCTCTTCGCAAATATCTGGAATCATTCTACACATTACGAAAG CCAGTTGCCTCCACGATCAACACATTGGCAGGTGCACTTTACAAGGTCTTTAGTGCTTCACCAGATGAAGCACGAAATGAGATGCGACAGGCGTGCTTCGACTATTTGAGCCTTGGGGGTGTTTTTTCAGACGGGCCAGTTTCTTTGCTTTCTGGCTTGAACCCCAGGCCACTGAGCTTGGTATGCCACTTCTTTGCAGTGGCTGTTTATGGAGTTGGCCGATTGTTACTCCCTTTCCCTTCCCCCAAACGAATGTGGATCGGAGCCAGATTGATCTCG AGTGCTTCGGGAATAATCTATCCCATTATTAAGGCTGAAGGAGTTAGGCAAATGTTCTTTCCCGCGACTGTACCTGCTTACTACCGAGCTCCTCGTGTTATGTAA